One Sulfurimonas sp. DNA segment encodes these proteins:
- a CDS encoding bacteriohemerythrin produces the protein MNFDISKHTLNHEEMDSHHKDFIDIYNSLEDESQESYKNVMIKILEQTKVHFCHEEELMKENNYPRLKEHSDEHKKVLYEMEYFINGSNTMIGKKILKSYFKEGLPNWFNSHLLSMDSDLSSFLKQRKCA, from the coding sequence ATGAATTTCGATATTTCAAAGCATACATTAAATCATGAAGAGATGGATTCACATCACAAAGATTTTATAGACATATATAACTCACTTGAAGATGAATCTCAAGAGAGTTACAAAAATGTAATGATTAAAATATTAGAACAAACTAAAGTACATTTTTGTCATGAAGAAGAGTTGATGAAAGAGAATAACTATCCTAGACTTAAAGAACATTCTGATGAGCATAAAAAAGTGCTTTATGAGATGGAGTATTTTATAAACGGTTCAAATACGATGATTGGCAAAAAAATTTTAAAATCATATTTTAAAGAGGGTCTGCCAAATTGGTTCAATTCACATCTTTTAAGTATGGACAGCGACCTTTCAAGTTTTTTAAAACAAAGAAAATGTGCATAA